The DNA region TAATTCAATGTCGaattttccaaataaaaaagatgaacATGAACTGATTGCGGACCACAAGTTGTCTTAATCTATGTCGCGTTGGCGCCTTAATTGCATCATATATTCCGTGCCTACCAAGCTCTTTTTTATAGCATGGGATATAATCTTTGATAGTATAAAACaaatataacataataaaAGAGCATGATGGATACCCTTTcgtttaatgaaatttaactATGACTCTTTCATTGGCTTTGAATTCATTTCTTATGCGTCATGATCAACGTGGCCCTCTCCTGAAGGTCCATAAAAGATTTCGTCCAGACGGTTTATACCTCAATCATATTGGCAGAACgttcaattttgaaaaaaaacaaaaaacaaaaatcagCCAAGTTGACCATGCCCAAGGGCCAAGATATTGATGCCAAGCACAGTGCATCAAGCCCCGTGACTATGTTCAAGCGCTCCATTTAAACATTAAGTATCAAGCGTTTcacttgaacatcacgagttcGAACCTCACCGAGAACGTATAACTCGTCACTATGTGAATGTATTATGAGATGGCGGTGGCTGGCCCATAATGTTTGATCCAGTGGGCCTTGAacttaattcactagtgtGTTGGTGATACTGCGGTGACCAAGTTGAGCTAAAGTCTCAGCGAGTTATGGCGAAAGGAACATTTCGTGGCTTTTAGGTTCCCTTAGTTGGGACAGCTACAGCAAGCTAATAACTCGACCCAGTCttttattcagaaaaaaaaagggttctTCGTATTACTTATTCGTACAAATATactgatatacatatatatgtgtgtggtGTGTATATATTCATCCCCGCGGTCTTTCCATATTCTCGTTCGGCTCCAATTGTTTTTACCTTTTCCCTCCTCGTCATCCTCTTTTTCTGCAGCTCTGCAACTTCCCAAGCTTCCACCCACCCAAGTGATATATTTCCCTCTTCTTGGCTCATCTCACTCTTCAAGGCCATACCTTTCCATCGGATATGGGCATCTTGAGCTGGGTCACTCTCTCCCTGATACTCGGCATGCGGTGCTTCACCTCGTCGGATGCTTCCTTCAGCTCGGATGGGCTCCCGGGAACGGGCAAGAAGTTTCTTGATCTCGCGAAAAGGAAGGAGCTTGCTGATTGGATGGTCGGAATCAGGAGGAAGATACACGAGAACCCGGAGCTGGGGTACGAGGAATTCGAGACCAGTAAACTGATCAGAGCCGAGTTAGACAAAATGGGGATTGCTTACAAGCACCCAGTTGGAGTCACTGGGGTTGTCGGGTTCATTGGGACCATTAAGCCCCCCTTTGTTGCCCTGAGGGCTGATATGGATGCTCTTCCCATGCAGGTCCCATTTGGAATTGTTTTGACTTCTTGCTTCTTTTCAAAGATCTGGAGTTTGCTTCGTTTCATTTGATTCTTTTGTCTTCCCTTGCGGACCGGAAATCGGATTTTTGCAAAGAGGTGTCTTCTGCCGAGTTTTACTGAAAATTGACGATGATTGTGCAGGAAATGGTGGAATGGGAATATAAGAGTAAGGTTGCAGGGAAGATGCATGCGTGTGGTCATGATGCTCATGTTGCTATGCTTCTCGGTGCCGCGAAGATTCTCCAACAACATCGAAGTGAAATTCAAGTCGGTCTTTCCTACTTCTATTTCTTTTCCCATAAGTTTGTGTGTAGTCTGCCAGGACCAACTCTGAATAGGATGTGTTTTCAATTCTCCTGTTTGTGATATCTAGATTTGTGAATGAGTTTCGATGACTATCTTTCTCATTTTGATTCACTGGAGAAGAATCCTGGAAATTCTTGTATTCCGACTCCTCACATTTGCCATTTTTGAACCTTGGTTGTTCTTGTCTGAGCAATGGCTTGTTCTGCAATTTGATACTTCCCAAATGCTCTTAGAAACTGTTTAGATTCGGTAACCATGTTGAACTATTCCTGCATCCCTGGAATGTCAAATTCAAGGAAAACATCATTAATTAGTCCTACAACCTACGAAGATGAAAACACGAGGAAAATATGGAAGAGAACACATTGGAGCATGCTTCACAATAAGTTTTGGATTGTAAATTGCCAAGTGAAGTGCTGCATAACAAATTTATTCATCATTGTCTTCAATTTCGCCAAAAGAGCTCTACATCGTTCATATTACCAGAACCTGATTAACAGGCCTCTACCCCTTTGTGAACTTGGActtgttcttactttctccTATAACCACAATTATGATGTTCtaacaatttttttcattctatgCAGGGCACAATAGTTTTAGTTTTCCAACCAGCTGAGGAAGGAGGTGGAGGGGCGAAGAAAATGTTAGATGAGGGAGCTCTTGAGAATGTGGAAGCTATTTTCGGGATTCATGTGGCTCCTCATATTACTGTCGGAGAAGTTGCTTCAAGGTCTGGCCCGCTATTAGCTGGGAGTGGCTTCTTCGAGGCTGTGATAAGTGGCAGAGGAGGCCATGCTGCAATTCCTCAGCACACGATAGATCCTGTAGTGGCCGCCTCAAGTGTAGTCATTAGCTTGCAGCATCTCATTTCTCGTGAAGCTGACCCACTGGACTCGCAGGTCTCTGTCTCTATCCTTCTCTTAGACCTGCTTTTGGAAGAATAAAGAAGTCCAGAAATGTGGATACTGATTCTGTTTGCTCTGGAAAAATTGGTTCACACTTTCCAGTTTTTACATTATCATCTACTTGAAAAGCcgagaaaataagaaaatttgttTAGGTATTGGTTCAAGGCATTCAATGACACATAACAATCTTGTGGGTACTATCTAACGTGATTTTGTGTCCCTTATAttctattttttgaattaaagaGATTTGAAAATTAGGAGTAGTTCCTTGGTATTCTGAAGCCAAACAGAGCTATGCATGTCGTTTAATGGAATTGATGCAGACTAAAATTGGAGGGGAAAAGCCGACCTATCTCAAACTTGATTAGTTGGAGCTCATTGGGCTAGTATCACTAGGGTAcacaccaaaaagaaaaatgatgggAAAAAGATTTAATGGAGAAATGAACTGACAGAGAGTTGATGTCTGACTGTGAACTGTGAATTCAACCATGATAGTCTTGATTCGTCTTCTAAAAGAATTTGCTCATCATATGAATTCAAGATGATGTATATTTCTTACAGTCTTGAACATCTATGAGTTCTGTTGATCTTTCTGTTCTATTTCAGGTGGTCACAGTTGCCAAATTTCAAGCAGGTGGAGCATTTAATGTCATCCCAGACTCAGTAACAATAGGTGGGACGTTCCGTGCATTTTCGGGAAACAGCTTGATACAACTGAAGGAGAGGATCAAGGAGGTACAGATTCTTAAATAACCTAGTCACATACATGTTCTCGACTAGTCTTTGAAGAGAAAGGCGCTGTTGCCTTATCTCAGTTATCGTGTGTCAGTCAGAGGAAGAATTCAAACCtgatttattaataaaagaatgTTCCTTTTGGTCTGGGTAAATCATCACCATTGATTAAACTTGGTCCTATATTGATTGTTTTAGGAGCCCATCAATCTAGGACTCTGATAATCTTGGTCTTATAGGATTCTCTTAGGCAGCGCTAATGCCATAGTTTACCTAGTTCAAGACTAAGATTGAATGCAGGCATTCTCATTACCAACATTCGTTCATCCTCTGAGCAGGTCATAGTCCGACAAGCAGCAGTTCAACGGTGCAATGCCACAGTTGATTTCCTGACAGACGAGAAACCCTTGTTCCCCCCGACCGTGAACAATCCTGACTTGCACCCATTCTTCCAAAGAGCTGCAGATGATGTCCTCGGCACTGGTAAGGTCCATGATATGCAGCCTCTGATGGGTTCAGAGGACTTCTCTTTCTACCAGGATGCAGTGCCAggatacttttttttcctcgggATGGTCCCTGAGTCATCACAAGGGAATCTCGAGACCGTGCACTCTCAGTATTTTCAGGTCAATGAGGATGTTCTCCCTTATGGTGCTGCTCTTCATGCTTCTCTGGCCACTAGGTTTATTCTCGAACATCAGAAGGGGAAGAGTGATTCTTTGACAGGGGGAAGGCATCGCGATGAATTGTAAGATGGACGTTTTTCACGTTAACCCGCGGAATTGATTTCTCTCCGGCACACTTCACCTGACATGATTTTAACAGTAACATGAACTGATGAACCGCTCATGGAACGCTTGCttgaatataattatttgttcGCTCGGGCAAGCTCATCAGGAAAACAGTCGTAAATGCTTTCAAAATAAGGGTCTTTTAACATGACCCGACAATCATTGTACCAGCAGGCAGCGGATGTAAGACGACATTATATGCTATCAAGGTGAAATTCTCCTGATTTTTCTGTTGTTTGTCGAGCTAATTCTGGCTCTCTTCTGACTTCAATTTCATTATGATCACACGCTTTCTTTACATGGAATATTGATCTAATTAGTACAAATGAAACGAATTCATCTTGGAAGCAAGAACGTTAAGAGACATCAGTGACCGCAGTTACAGATTCTGTCAAGAGCAAGGGCACATAACTGTAGAGCTTCAACCCGGATTTGCCTCTCAATTTCACATTATATGTTCCAATGGTACAACGGTATAAGATGTAACATTGCTACTACTAAATCAAGATCCTATGTCCGTAAATAATGTCCTAGACATCTATAATCCTCGTGCTCTCATGTATAGAACAACCTGTCAATATTTCGGCAGCAGGGGAAAGACTGAAAGGATCAAtcagaagaaaacaaaatctGGTCGTAACATTCTCAATGAATCCCGAAGACCCGGGATGCTAAAGCCAGTAAGGGCTCCAGAGCGCTTGGGGCAAATTTTCTTGCAAAGAGGAAACAGCGCGTTGTTGGCTGATCATTGTAAGTGCAGTTTGTGCCCTCTATGATCTTTTTGAAGAACCGCTCAGACACATCATTCTTTCCAAATGTGGCGGGGTGGGCGCCACCCCTGGACCAGTCGACCCAGGTGAGGGTCCTGTTAGCCATTAGACGCGGGAAGTTGATTGATAGCATTGTTGGGAAGTAGTGCTCATCAACATAACATGCCGGCCGGCAGAACTTCTTAAACTTGGGGTAGTATTTCGAGTCCTGGATTATCGCGACTGCAAGCTCGCGGTTCACCTCGAACCATTGGGCACCTTTCCGCCACTCAGTGAGGTTGACTTCAGGTGCCATGTTCGGGTTGTAGCGCCCTCGACCGTAGGGCCCATTCTCGTCGAATGAGCCCATGAAGCTATACCTTGAATGTGAGATGTAGCTGTAGGCCGTGGTAAAGTTCTGAACAGGGATGCACGATTCAGACAGGAGGATGAACCTTTCATTTGATAGGTCAAGAAGTGCATTTGCTAGGAGCCTTCTCTCGGCATCACACATGCTCATCATTCCCCATTCAGCCACCTGCATAAATAGGAAAACCAACCAAACATCAAATTCATCACTGATAATTACTTTTCAGTTACATGGTCGTAAACGTGTAAACGACAGAGGCGCAAATCTTAGACTACTTCCACATTAAAGCATATTATTCACCAAGAAGTCAAGTAGAATTAATCGGGAGGCAGATGCGGATGTGAATTTCAAACCTACATGTAAAATTTTGAAGGATCATGATCAACTCATAGGTATTATTAATATTCAACAATGGTTGCTGGGCAATCTAAGTGGTCCATCAGGCATAACATTGGGCCAATACTTTTTTCGAAAGAAAGAGATATATCACCATGATCAAATAACTTGAAACATCCTAGAATCAGGCCCTTACATGTTAAAATAAGAACATAAGCTTCCCATATCTCAAAACCATAGCTAAATAAGAATTGATCACTGAAACAGGTAGAACAgtgaataaaagaaaaaaaatgtgtcACCAAGTCAATCATTCCTTCATTTCTTGCTTCATTGACCCATTTAATCTGAATGCAAGAGTTACAAGTGCTGATGATGACTAAGCAAATTGATCCCCATACTATGGGGAATCAAAGATTCAACTAAGGCATGAAGCGGCTTTTCATGAAGCAATTTCCAGATCTTAAACAACCAAAAGcaaaattcaacaaaattGCATCCAGCAGATATCCATTTCGAAAGATCTATCCATGCATAGCAGTTATTCAATCAGGCAACCATATCATGTCAAGAAAGCACGCAAAGCAAAACATATAGAAAGTTCACAATTACAAAGTCATCGATGACATTTAGCAATCAAAAAGGGCCACGAGGGGGGAAAAAGGACCAAATGAACCAGGTGACAAGTAAAAGTGGAGAACGAGCTATACCTTACTAGGGATTTGTCTCTTGTAAAACACCGAAGTGGGTGGATTATCAGCAACATAAGAAGGCaatgaatgcatataaattgaGTAAAGCCCTTCATTCCCCTTGAAGAACCTCTCCCACAGGGGTGCGAATGGCAAGGGACCCTTCGTCAGGAACATAAAGGCAATCTTCGGGACTCTTCTGTAAGGGTAAGTCTTAATTTGAGGAACAAAAGAAGCTCGCCAGAAGAGCTCTACATCGTTCATATTATGCATCAGATTCTTCGAAGGCCTAATCCAACTCTCGATTCCGCTTGGCTCTTCCAACCACACTATAGTGTTGGATCCTTGAACTGGAGGCATACCGTTTTGGTTCTGGGCTCCAAAATATCGCAGTGTGTTCATGGAAATGATCGAGAACCCGAGACCCAGAACAAGAAACAGCAGCAGGTAATGGAGGAATCTCCATGGGACAACCTTGCCATTCCTATTTCCGGCTCCGGGGTCCTTCCCTTCCTCCAAAGCCACTAATCTTAACTGCATTTTTCAGCTCAAACGGCCCAAAATCGCTGATGATTGAGCGAATTGAGCAGAGAAAATCAAGTATCTCCCACCAGAAACTGACTGATCACAGTTTTTTTCACAGAAAACTACTATctttcccctttctctctctctctctctaaaataAACTCATCATGAATCTGATGAGCTTAAAAAACCCCCAATATCTGCAACCCACGAGCTTGTACTCCTCAGTAAAAACGGAAAGCACCATAAATGAAGCCTTAATATCAAACCCAATCAAAGACTTGGCATAAATAGGGGGACACGCAACATGTcgaggagagagaaaaggcTGAAAACGATCATACGATACCAGACTTAGGATACCATATGGAGTGTCCGTAGATCGAAGGTTTCCAAGATATGGGGCTGGTGGGTATGCGAGCAATCGATCAGATTCGGCGCTTCCTCAACCCAATCGGATCCAATCAAGAAGCTTCCCCACTTCTGGGTCTTCTTCCTCGTGACGTGTCGGGAGTAAAGTTTGAAACTTTGGCGAGTTTGAAATCGAATGGAGGCTGAGGGAGAGACGGGTTGGCAGAACTGAGCTGAAGGAACAGGGAACAGTTCGGCAGTATAGTATCCGACAGCGAGAAGAGGGGAGCCAATCTCGGACCTGTTCTTTTGGGATCTTCTGATTTGTTGTCTACAACCTGAAGTCTGAAGAAGCCTCTGGGGATTCTTTGCCGGTCTTAACGGAAAATGCTATACATTCGTTCATGTGTTTATAGAAAACGACTTttccaatttcaattttccttGAGAATTGACTTTTCCAATTGTTGAAATCTCATGTTGAagtatttgatttttttttagcaTCGCTAATTTCTCTTCCGCGTAGTCGGGCATTAATATCAACATCACCTCGGGGATCCAGCAAAAGAGaactcttattattattattattttggtaaACTCGAAAGTATTATTAGGACTTAAGTTACGCAACATAGGAGGTCACAATTCTTGGCGACTCAAGCCCCAATATATCTCCAttaaaaacagaaaaagaacTAGAAGGAACAGTAAATAAAGTAGCTAAGTCATTCAACAGAGCTCCTCCTAAATGAGCTAATGCATCAACAGACTTATTTGCCTCCCGACATATATGTTGCGAGAAGATAACCTCCAACTATTGACTCAGCATCCGTCACGAATTAAGGGGTCAAGGACAATATTCAAACAATTCTCCCCCCAAACCCATTCAAGAATAGTTCTAGCATCAAGTTCAACATGGGGTTTCTGAATATTGCAGTTTATTGCTAACTTGCGGCCTCGTCGGAGAGCTTTCAGCTCCGCCACAACACTAGTGGTTATGCATAGGTTCATATGGAAATCTTGGAACCATGAACCATTGGAGTCCCAATTACTCCTTCAGCTCCCGCAACACCCGGGTTCCCCGAAAAAACCCATCATTATTCAGTTTGTAGAACCCATATGGGGTGCAATATAACGAACCAAAATCTTTCCAAGAAATTGAGATAGCTTTGTCAAACTACAGGCAAAGAATTCTGCAGCGGGATGTATCGTATGTTCTACTAGACAACCATGAAGGGGCTTCTGAGAGAATAGGAAGGAGTTCTATTCTTCCATTGTAAAGAGATTAGAGGAATTTGGCTGAAACCTCAACTTGAGGTTTAAGATGAATTGTATTGAATTATATAGAGCTGTACATGACATGTTTgaggaaagaaataaaagaaataaatgcagaataatTACATAGCAACTATACTAGGAAAGCTAGGATTTTAGATCACTATTTCCTCTATTACTCCCCCGCAAGCTTAACGGGGAGTCCTCCACGTGAAGCTTGGATCGAAGAGTCAAGAAGTGTGCAGAAGATAGCCCCTTGGTAAAACCGTCAACAAGCTGATCATCAGAACTGATAAATTGAATCTGAAGCTGTCCTCGCATAAAACACTCTCGAACAAAGTGATAATCTATCTCAATATGCTTTGTTCGAGCATGAAAGACAGGATTCGCCGTGAGGTAAATAGCAGATATGTTATCACGCCAAAGCGTAGGAGCTGAGTGCTGGGAAAAACCCAACTCTTGAAGTAGCGATTGAAGCCAAATGATCTCTGCAGTAACATTCGCCTGACTTTTGTATTCGGACTCGGTACTGGAACGAGCTACCGTGCGTTGTTTCTTCGAGCTCCAAGATATTGGATTAGCcccaagaaaaataatgaaaccACTAACAGATCGTCGATCATCAGGATTCCCAGCCCAGTCAGCATCAGAATAACCATGAAGTGCAGAAATGGAGCCCGGGCGAAGATGAAGCCCATAAGTGATAGTGCCTTTAAGGTACCTTAGAATTCGCTTGACTGCAAGCCAGTGAGTCACTGAGGGTTTATGCATGAATTGGCAGACTTGATTAACAGCATAAACAATGTCTGGTTTAGTGAGAGACAGATATTGCAGACTTCCAACGATACTGCGGTAGAGAGAAGGATCCTCAAATGAATGACCATCATGAAGAGACAGTCGAGAGCCAGCAGCAACCGGTGAACTAATGGGTTTGCAATCAAGCATGGATGTCCGAACAAGGAGATCATGAATATACTTGGACTGCGTAAGGTATAATCCAATAGAATCGGACTTGGCTTCCATGCCCAAGAAGAAATGAAGTGGACCGAGATCCTTCATAGCAAATTCTTTGTGCAGTGCCACCAATACTGACTGAAATGGAGCGCCTGGAGTCCCAGTTAAGATGATGTCGTCAACGTAAACCAGGAGAAATATAGCATAAGTAGAATGCTGTAGAATGAAGAGAGAAGAGTCTGCCTTTGAGTCACGAAAACCAAGTTTAAAAAGAAAGGTGCTCAAACGTTGAAACCATGCACGTGGAGCTTGCTTGAGGCCATAAAGAGAGCACTTGAGACGACATACGTGATGAGGCCAAGAGGGGTCAATGAACCCAGGAGGTTGTGACATATAAACCTCTTCAGAAAGGTACCCATGAAGAAATGCATTCTTCATAACAAGCTGTCGAACAGGCCACTGCAAAGAGACGGCAATGGAAAGAATAGTACGAATGGTGACAGGTTTGATGACCGGATTGAAAGTTTCCTCGTAATCCACACCTTCTCTCTGATTGAAACCCTTAGCTACCAAGCGTGCTTTGTAGCGGTCGATCGTTCCATCAGCCTTTTGTTTGATCCGATATACCCACTTGCAGCCAACAATATTCTGAGTGAGTGTCGGTGGAACTAAATCCCAAGTGTCATTCTGAAGTAAGGCTTGATACTCCTCTTGCATGGCAGCACACCATTGAGAGTGCTTGCGTGCCTGAACAAAGGAACGTGGTTCCTGCAAAGTAGTAGAGACAGAAAAGGCTGCAGGATGTCGTGAGATAACAAAGCGTGGAGGAGGAAGGGAGCCATCTTTAGCCCGTGTCACCATCTGATGTGTGTTCTGAGGAGCGGGTggtgctagttccacggggctaacggaagcgtaaaaaggaacagaaattcaaaatttcttacccgtgaaactaattccaagacctactagaagagtaagagtaaataaaagcgtacctggaatatttaaagttgtcgaccgagcgtcccacgcgtgacgcctctactggtatccacaccgactttgtcgacgagttttcgagatcggcggtgctagcgaccaacactcgaaagaaacaccccgatgcgacacccgaaatttattagactagtaggattaattcaaattgaacaattcaacttgaatttccttacacttatacacgtacacccatatacatgtatatatatctcttatatctaaacatgcatgctgccccttttataagcaatatggggaagacaaattcaaagccccaccgatgtgggattaaggagaatcaaggctccaagtgacatgtgtaagtctaggtgacatcatttaattagtccatgtgtatagctaagtgttatcatacaattggcccatgtttctttctataattggctccaagtggttccataaaaataaccacttagcacaccattaaatctaataaatcgggtctaattaatcggcaaatttaatctcattaaatatccgattaatcggtcgcaccataaatcatctaatctttattagacaattttgttgtttcaaaatatctcgtcaagttagtcgtagtgtgtgaccctgtaggttcccaattacgttgatagtaatatcgaaatctctattttaatattacaaacagtgagcggcatctagcaatgcatcactgttactcaagtaatcggaaagtcaatttctcgacgaacctcgtgacctatattaccgtgtaatataatccattgtcctctatatctctattgagcccaaggcatggtcgatgacatccttgtatggcttaatatctctctttcttgatttaccgggtaagtctatcagagcaaatgagctcgatatcattatatcgactcatttgggtatgcatacacttttagacttaaccaccaagtggccgtgagatatcgctcccgtttcgtaggagggacaaatcctatcttggtcactcacattcttttccatgctttgtggcatacccaataactatctttataaccaaccagttacggtggcgtttgacagtatcaaaatatacgacattacacgtaggaatccatggtgacctcaagtcaaaggaccattacactatagtcactttgagatatgctaatgacagtcacgtaacaacccatgtagcaatctcatggcgggtcagtccaatacacattactcttaatgtatacatgtggtgtgatttgatatctccatatccatgacctatgagatttggtcatcaatcaacactcacactagtctaaccgtatta from Punica granatum isolate Tunisia-2019 chromosome 3, ASM765513v2, whole genome shotgun sequence includes:
- the LOC116199674 gene encoding glycosyltransferase BC10-like is translated as MQLRLVALEEGKDPGAGNRNGKVVPWRFLHYLLLFLVLGLGFSIISMNTLRYFGAQNQNGMPPVQGSNTIVWLEEPSGIESWIRPSKNLMHNMNDVELFWRASFVPQIKTYPYRRVPKIAFMFLTKGPLPFAPLWERFFKGNEGLYSIYMHSLPSYVADNPPTSVFYKRQIPSKVAEWGMMSMCDAERRLLANALLDLSNERFILLSESCIPVQNFTTAYSYISHSRYSFMGSFDENGPYGRGRYNPNMAPEVNLTEWRKGAQWFEVNRELAVAIIQDSKYYPKFKKFCRPACYVDEHYFPTMLSINFPRLMANRTLTWVDWSRGGAHPATFGKNDVSERFFKKIIEGTNCTYNDQPTTRCFLFARKFAPSALEPLLALASRVFGIH
- the LOC116199673 gene encoding IAA-amino acid hydrolase ILR1-like 4; the encoded protein is MGILSWVTLSLILGMRCFTSSDASFSSDGLPGTGKKFLDLAKRKELADWMVGIRRKIHENPELGYEEFETSKLIRAELDKMGIAYKHPVGVTGVVGFIGTIKPPFVALRADMDALPMQEMVEWEYKSKVAGKMHACGHDAHVAMLLGAAKILQQHRSEIQGTIVLVFQPAEEGGGGAKKMLDEGALENVEAIFGIHVAPHITVGEVASRSGPLLAGSGFFEAVISGRGGHAAIPQHTIDPVVAASSVVISLQHLISREADPLDSQVVTVAKFQAGGAFNVIPDSVTIGGTFRAFSGNSLIQLKERIKEVIVRQAAVQRCNATVDFLTDEKPLFPPTVNNPDLHPFFQRAADDVLGTGKVHDMQPLMGSEDFSFYQDAVPGYFFFLGMVPESSQGNLETVHSQYFQVNEDVLPYGAALHASLATRFILEHQKGKSDSLTGGRHRDEL